In Mycolicibacterium aubagnense, the DNA window CATTGGTGTTGGCCCGCAACCGGTTCCGCGGCAAGAGTGTGCTGCAAGCCGTGATCGACCTGCCGTTCGCGGTGTCGCCCGTCGTCGTCGGTGTCGCCCTGATCCTCTTGTGGGGGTCGGCCGGCCTGCTCGGCTTCGTCGAGCACAGTTGGGGTTTCAAGATCATCTTCGGTTTCCCCGGCATCGTGCTGGCCAGCATCTTCGTGACGGTGCCGTTCGTGATCCGCGAGGTCGAACCGGTGTTGCACGAACTGGGCACCGACCAGGAGGAAGCGGCTGCGACCCTCGGTGCGCAGTGGTGGCAGACGTTCTGGCGGATCACGCTGCCGTCCATCCGCTGGGGCCTGACGTACGGCATCGTGCTGACCGTCGCGCGCACACTGGGCGAGTACGGCGCCGTCATCATGGTGTCTTCCAATCTGCCCGGCAAATCTCAGACCCTCACCCTGCTGGTCTCCGATCGGTACAACCGCGGCGCCGAATACGGCGCGTACGCCATGTCGACAGTGCTCATGGCGGTCGCGGTGATCGTGCTGGTCGTGCAGGTGATCCTCGACGCCCGGCGTGCCCGGGCGGCACAATAGCTTTCGATAGGAAGAACCGAACATGAGCGACGAGCACAAGCAGGGCAGGACCCCGGCCATCACGGTGCGCGGTGCCAACAAGCGATACGGCGACTTCGCGGCCTTGGACAACGTGGA includes these proteins:
- the cysW gene encoding sulfate ABC transporter permease subunit CysW, with the protein product MTLSPVVRYLTRYLALAYITVLVIVPVGLILWRTFQPGLGEFFAQITTPAAVSALQLTLLVVAIVVPLNVLFGVPTALVLARNRFRGKSVLQAVIDLPFAVSPVVVGVALILLWGSAGLLGFVEHSWGFKIIFGFPGIVLASIFVTVPFVIREVEPVLHELGTDQEEAAATLGAQWWQTFWRITLPSIRWGLTYGIVLTVARTLGEYGAVIMVSSNLPGKSQTLTLLVSDRYNRGAEYGAYAMSTVLMAVAVIVLVVQVILDARRARAAQ